A genomic region of Pseudochaenichthys georgianus chromosome 12, fPseGeo1.2, whole genome shotgun sequence contains the following coding sequences:
- the nedd4l gene encoding E3 ubiquitin-protein ligase NEDD4-like isoform X4 produces the protein MAQRLRLYFGSGRSNTAPEILEGDSEDQQGDSDVVTTLRMQPPPDSTEPAASHAPPRAWRLEPSLKRSSSMFIPQLAPYTEPRPTKSSSMHISLQRSMGSSNGDSRGHTADDDDVPPPCYTPPGPAPAYTEPEIQTDVPRQPPPPYYSPETLNSQTLPTQQNLPKHRVFNIGPNGHTLYSRGRPGISVGGICIQRDSADGSDTQHFRIHPYGGSGWSVQQQSVDQCAVVNGGTQRLVFQLQNNHNQDQSQGRPQADASQAECTDVGFTSSRGSQVVRYPRIRLERRSSHQMPLENQNQETCSDGKAREENQADIETELMEARNTSNGCTFKISGESSRRQPHFKIYFTPGGDQDVSICNDPTRSNPKATSKNGLFHLTQTRDDFLGQVDVPLSHLPTEDPAMERPYTFKDFLLRPRSHKSRVKGYLRLKMAYLPKVGGPEEEPGDMREEAEGWDESADSGSQRPQQLLPPLPPGWEEKVDNLGRTYYVNHNNRSTQWKRPSNMDVISETESDNQQRQIHQEAHRVFRSRRHISEDLENEHMEPRDLDNSWELITEEDPSDSLAQPLPGPSNILPPQLPSTPVAQDFSEDLNLRLTLTPETNGELPGPSSALNQLSNRLRSSSMTDGVSEQAQAAPLMQGSQTRRTRAQTVSGGEESMSPPSTAYALTTPGLPPGWEERKDGKGRTYFVNHNSRNTTWTRPIVQLTEGGASTSAAGAAASPGGASALAPPPTLSSSSNASNNHLHEPQVRRPRSLSSPTVTLSTPMEGANNIPVRRAVKDTVSNPQSPQPSPYSSPKLQPKTQQSFLPPGWEMRIAPNGRPFFIDHNSRVTTWEDPRLKYPVHMRNKTSMEPGELGPLPPGWEERIHSDGRTFYIDHNTKNTQWEDPRLQNPAITGPAVPYSREFKQKYDYFRKKLKKPADIPNRFEMKLHRGNIFEESYRRIMSLKRPDVLKSRLWIEFESEKGLDYGGVAREWFFLLSKEMFNPYYGLFEYSATDNYTLQINPNSGLCNEDHLSYFKFIGRVAGMAVFHGKLLDGFFIRPFYKMMLGKQISLKDMESVDSEYYNSLKWILENDPTELDLRFCIDEDNFGQTYQVDLKPSGSDMVVTNENKKEYIDLVIQWRFVNRVQKQMNAFLEGFTELIIIDLIKIFDENELELLMCGLGDVDVNDWRQHTVYKNGYCPNHPVIQWFWKVVLLMDAEKRIRLLQFVTGTSRVPMNGFAELYGSNGPQLFTIEQWGTPEKLPRAHTCFNRLDLPTYESFEDLREKLLMAVENAQGFEGVD, from the exons ATGGCTCAACGTCTGCGTTTGTACTTCGGCTCAGGCCGCAGTAACACAGCCCCGGAAATACTGGAAGGAGACTCTGAGGATCAGCAGGGAGACAGTGATGTGGTAACGACACTCCGCATGCAGCCACCTCCAGATTCAACGGAGCCAGCTGCGTCACATGCTCCACCAAGAGCTTGGCGGTTGGAGCCTTCGCTTAAACGCAGCTCGTCCATGTTCATACCCCAGCTTGCCCCCTACACCGAGCCACGGCCCACCAAGAGCTCCTCCATGCACATCTCGCTTCAGCGCTCCATGGGGTCAAGTAATGGAGATTCCCGTGGTCATactgctgatgatgatgatgtcccGCCACCCTGTTATACTCCTCCAGGACCGGCGCCTGCCTATACAGAACCAGAAATCCAAACGGACGTTCCACGACAGCCGCCGCCTCCGTACTACAGCCCAGAAACTTTGAACTCACAAACTCTTCCAACACAGCAGAACCTGCCCAAACACAGGGTCTTTAACATTGGCCCCAATGGCCATACTCTGTACAGCAGAGGCCGACCTGGTATCAGTGTTGGTGGTATTTGTATCCAGAGAGACTCTGCAGATGGTTCCGATACCCAACATTTCAGAATCCACCCTTATGGGGGCAGCGGCTGGTCTGTCCAGCAGCAGAGTGTGGACCAGTGCGCTGTTGTTAATGGTGGAACACAGAGACTCGTGTTTCAGCTCCAGAACAACCATAACCAGGATCAGAGCCAGGGCAGGCCACAGGCTGACGCATCCCAGGCAGAGTGCACAGATGTTGGCTTTACCAGCTCAAGAGGTAGCCAGGTGGTACGCTACCCCAGAATTCGACTGGAGAGAAGATCATCGCATCAGATGCCGTTGGAAAATCAAAACCAAGAGACTTGCTCAGATGGCAAAGCTAGAGAGGAGAACCAAGCGGACATTGAGACAGAGCTCATGGAAGCAAGAAACACATCTAATGGTTGTACTTTCAAAATCAGTGGGGAGTCTTCCCGGAGGCAGCCGCATTTCAAGATCtattttactccaggtggagaTCAGGATGTGAGCATTTGCAATGATCCAACGAGGAGTAATCCCAAG GCTACTTCCAAGAATGGCCTTTTCCATCTCACACAG ACCAGAGATGATTTCCTGGGACAGGTTGATGTTCCTCTCAGTCATTTACCG ACAGAGGACCCTGCCATGGAGCGGCCCTACACGTTTAAAGACTTCCTGTTGCGGCCCAGAAG TCACAAGTCCAGGGTGAAGGGTTATCTGCGTCTGAAGATGGCCTATCTGCCCAAAGTTGGAGGACCTGAGGAAGAGCCTGGAGACATGAGGGAGGAGGCTGAG GGATGGGATGAGTCCGCCGACTCGGGCTCCCAGCGACCCCAGCAGCTGCTCCCTCCGCTGCCCCCCGGCTGGGAGGAGAAGGTGGACAACCTTGGACGCACCTACTACGTCAACCACAACAACCGCAGTACACAGTGGAAACGGCCCTCAAACAT GGATGTGATTTCAGAGACGGAGAGTGATAATCAGCAGCGGCAGATCCATCAGGAAGCACATCGTGTTTTCCGTTCGAGGCGCCACATCAGTGAAGACCTAGAGAACGAGCACATGGAGCCCAGAGACTTGGACAAT TCCTGGGAGCTCATCACAGAGGAGGATCCGAGCGACAGCCTGGCCCAGCCGCTGCCCGGCCCCTCCAACATCTTGCCCCCGCAACTACCGTCGACACCCGTCGCCCAGGACTTCTCTGAAGATTTAAATCTGAGGCTGACGCTCACTCCCGAAACCAATGGCGAATTGCCGGGGCCCAGCTCTGCTCTG AACCAGCTGTCAAACAGACTCCGGTCCTCGAGTATGACGGATGGTGTCAGTGAACAGGCCCAGGCTGCTCCTCTTATG CAGGGCTCCCAGACCAGAAGAACGAGAGCTCAAACAGTCTCAGGTGGTGAGGAGTCCATG TCTCCCCCATCGACTGCTTACGCCTTGACCACCCCCGGCCTGCCCCCTGGATGGGAGGAGAGGAAGGACGGCAAAGGAAGAACTTATTTCGTCAACCATAACAGCCGCAACACTACGTGGACTAGGCCCATTGTGCAG CTGACTGAAGGCGGAGCCAGCACCTCAGCAGCAGGAGCAGCAGCATCCCCAGGAGGAGCCTCGGCCCTGGCCCCCCCACCcaccctctcctcctcttccaatGCTTCCAACAACCACCTCCATGAGCCCCAAGTCCGACGACCTCGTAGCCTCAGCTCCCCTACTGTCACCCTATCCACCCCCATGGAG GGAGCCAACAATATTCCAGTGCGGAGGGCTGTGAAAGACACCGTGTCCAACCCGCAGTCTCCCCAGCCGTCGCCCTACAGCTCCCCCAAATTACAGCCCAAAACCCAGCAGAGCTTCCTGCCCCCGGGCTGGGAGATGAGGATAGCCCCCAACGGACGGCCATTCTTTATCGACCACAACAGCAGAGTCACCACCTGG GAGGACCCCAGGTTGAAATATCCGGTCCACATGAGGAATAAGACCTCAATGGAGCCCGGGGAACTTGGTCCTCTTCCT CCTGGATGGGAAGAAAGGATTCATTCAGACGGACGCACCTTCTACATTGACCACA ATACAAAGAACACGCAGTGGGAGGACCCTCGTCTGCAGAATCCGGCCATCACAGGACCA GCTGTTCCCTACTCCAGAGAGTTCAAGCAGAAATACGATTACTTCAGGAAGAAGTTGAAGAAACCG GCTGACATTCCCAACCGATTCGAGATGAAGTTACACAGGGGCAACATCTTCGAGGAGTCGTACCGTCGCATCATGTCCCTGAAGAGGCCGGATGTTCTGAAGTCGCGGCTGTGGATCGAGTTTGAGTCGGAGAAAGGATTAGACTACGGCGGCGTGGCCCGAGAGTGGTTCTTCCTCTTATCCAAGGAGATGTTCAACCCTTACTACGGTCTGTTCGAGTACTCCGCAAC AGACAACTACACTCTCCAAATCAACCCTAACTCTGGCCTGTGCAACGAGGATCACCTCTCCTACTTCAAGTTCATCGGACGTGTGGCAGGAATGGCCGTGTTTCATGGAAAACTGCTGGATG GTTTTTTCATCAGACCCTTCTACAAGATGATGCTGGGGAAACAGATCTCCCTTAAAGACATGGAGTCAGTG GACAGTGAGTACTACAACTCTCTGAAGTGGATTCTGGAGAACGACCCCACTGAGCTGGACCTCAGGTTCTGTATAGACGAGGACAACTTTGGACAG acGTACCAGGTGGACCTGAAGCCCAGCGGCTCAGACATGGTGGTCACCAATGAGAACAAAAAGGAATACATAGA CCTGGTCATCCAGTGGAGGTTTGTCAACCGGGTCCAGAAGCAGATGAACGCCTTCCTGGAG GGCTTCACTGAGCTTATTATCATCGATCTGATCAAGATATTTGATGAAAATGAACTGGAG CTGCTCATGTGTGGTCTCGGTGACGTCGACGTCAACGACTGGAGGCAACACACTGTTTACAAGAACGGCTACTGTCCCAACCATCCTGTCATACAGTGGTTCTGGAAG GTGGTCTTGCTGATGGATGCTGAAAAGAGGATCCGACTCCTCCAGTTTGTTACAGGAACGTCTCGAGTGCCCATGAATGGTTTTGCTGAGCTTTATG GCTCGAACGGACCTCAGCTGTTCACCATCGAGCAGTGGGGAACACCAGAAAAGTTGCCAAGAGCTCACACATg TTTCAACCGCTTGGATCTTCCCACTTACGAATCCTTTGAGGACCTGAGAGAGAAACTCCTCATGGCTGTGGAGAACGCGCAGGGCTTCGAGGGCGTCGACTAG
- the nedd4l gene encoding E3 ubiquitin-protein ligase NEDD4-like isoform X11, protein MAANYEPIYGLSEDENETRVLRVKVIAGMDLAKKDIIGASDPYVKLSLYVADENKELALIQTKTIKKTLNPKWNEEFYFRVCPQNHRLLFEVFDENRLATSKNGLFHLTQTRDDFLGQVDVPLSHLPTEDPAMERPYTFKDFLLRPRSHKSRVKGYLRLKMAYLPKVGGPEEEPGDMREEAEGWDESADSGSQRPQQLLPPLPPGWEEKVDNLGRTYYVNHNNRSTQWKRPSNMDVISETESDNQQRQIHQEAHRVFRSRRHISEDLENEHMEPRDLDNSWELITEEDPSDSLAQPLPGPSNILPPQLPSTPVAQDFSEDLNLRLTLTPETNGELPGPSSALQNQLSNRLRSSSMTDGVSEQAQAAPLMQQGSQTRRTRAQTVSGGEESMSPPSTAYALTTPGLPPGWEERKDGKGRTYFVNHNSRNTTWTRPIVQLTEGGASTSAAGAAASPGGASALAPPPTLSSSSNASNNHLHEPQVRRPRSLSSPTVTLSTPMEGANNIPVRRAVKDTVSNPQSPQPSPYSSPKLQPKTQQSFLPPGWEMRIAPNGRPFFIDHNSRVTTWEDPRLKYPVHMRNKTSMEPGELGPLPPGWEERIHSDGRTFYIDHNTKNTQWEDPRLQNPAITGPAVPYSREFKQKYDYFRKKLKKPADIPNRFEMKLHRGNIFEESYRRIMSLKRPDVLKSRLWIEFESEKGLDYGGVAREWFFLLSKEMFNPYYGLFEYSATDNYTLQINPNSGLCNEDHLSYFKFIGRVAGMAVFHGKLLDGFFIRPFYKMMLGKQISLKDMESVDSEYYNSLKWILENDPTELDLRFCIDEDNFGQTYQVDLKPSGSDMVVTNENKKEYIDLVIQWRFVNRVQKQMNAFLEGFTELIIIDLIKIFDENELELLMCGLGDVDVNDWRQHTVYKNGYCPNHPVIQWFWKVVLLMDAEKRIRLLQFVTGTSRVPMNGFAELYGSNGPQLFTIEQWGTPEKLPRAHTCFNRLDLPTYESFEDLREKLLMAVENAQGFEGVD, encoded by the exons GTGTGTCCGCAGAATCACAGGCTACTCTTTGAGGTGTTTGATGAAAACCGATTG GCTACTTCCAAGAATGGCCTTTTCCATCTCACACAG ACCAGAGATGATTTCCTGGGACAGGTTGATGTTCCTCTCAGTCATTTACCG ACAGAGGACCCTGCCATGGAGCGGCCCTACACGTTTAAAGACTTCCTGTTGCGGCCCAGAAG TCACAAGTCCAGGGTGAAGGGTTATCTGCGTCTGAAGATGGCCTATCTGCCCAAAGTTGGAGGACCTGAGGAAGAGCCTGGAGACATGAGGGAGGAGGCTGAG GGATGGGATGAGTCCGCCGACTCGGGCTCCCAGCGACCCCAGCAGCTGCTCCCTCCGCTGCCCCCCGGCTGGGAGGAGAAGGTGGACAACCTTGGACGCACCTACTACGTCAACCACAACAACCGCAGTACACAGTGGAAACGGCCCTCAAACAT GGATGTGATTTCAGAGACGGAGAGTGATAATCAGCAGCGGCAGATCCATCAGGAAGCACATCGTGTTTTCCGTTCGAGGCGCCACATCAGTGAAGACCTAGAGAACGAGCACATGGAGCCCAGAGACTTGGACAAT TCCTGGGAGCTCATCACAGAGGAGGATCCGAGCGACAGCCTGGCCCAGCCGCTGCCCGGCCCCTCCAACATCTTGCCCCCGCAACTACCGTCGACACCCGTCGCCCAGGACTTCTCTGAAGATTTAAATCTGAGGCTGACGCTCACTCCCGAAACCAATGGCGAATTGCCGGGGCCCAGCTCTGCTCTG CAGAACCAGCTGTCAAACAGACTCCGGTCCTCGAGTATGACGGATGGTGTCAGTGAACAGGCCCAGGCTGCTCCTCTTATG CAGCAGGGCTCCCAGACCAGAAGAACGAGAGCTCAAACAGTCTCAGGTGGTGAGGAGTCCATG TCTCCCCCATCGACTGCTTACGCCTTGACCACCCCCGGCCTGCCCCCTGGATGGGAGGAGAGGAAGGACGGCAAAGGAAGAACTTATTTCGTCAACCATAACAGCCGCAACACTACGTGGACTAGGCCCATTGTGCAG CTGACTGAAGGCGGAGCCAGCACCTCAGCAGCAGGAGCAGCAGCATCCCCAGGAGGAGCCTCGGCCCTGGCCCCCCCACCcaccctctcctcctcttccaatGCTTCCAACAACCACCTCCATGAGCCCCAAGTCCGACGACCTCGTAGCCTCAGCTCCCCTACTGTCACCCTATCCACCCCCATGGAG GGAGCCAACAATATTCCAGTGCGGAGGGCTGTGAAAGACACCGTGTCCAACCCGCAGTCTCCCCAGCCGTCGCCCTACAGCTCCCCCAAATTACAGCCCAAAACCCAGCAGAGCTTCCTGCCCCCGGGCTGGGAGATGAGGATAGCCCCCAACGGACGGCCATTCTTTATCGACCACAACAGCAGAGTCACCACCTGG GAGGACCCCAGGTTGAAATATCCGGTCCACATGAGGAATAAGACCTCAATGGAGCCCGGGGAACTTGGTCCTCTTCCT CCTGGATGGGAAGAAAGGATTCATTCAGACGGACGCACCTTCTACATTGACCACA ATACAAAGAACACGCAGTGGGAGGACCCTCGTCTGCAGAATCCGGCCATCACAGGACCA GCTGTTCCCTACTCCAGAGAGTTCAAGCAGAAATACGATTACTTCAGGAAGAAGTTGAAGAAACCG GCTGACATTCCCAACCGATTCGAGATGAAGTTACACAGGGGCAACATCTTCGAGGAGTCGTACCGTCGCATCATGTCCCTGAAGAGGCCGGATGTTCTGAAGTCGCGGCTGTGGATCGAGTTTGAGTCGGAGAAAGGATTAGACTACGGCGGCGTGGCCCGAGAGTGGTTCTTCCTCTTATCCAAGGAGATGTTCAACCCTTACTACGGTCTGTTCGAGTACTCCGCAAC AGACAACTACACTCTCCAAATCAACCCTAACTCTGGCCTGTGCAACGAGGATCACCTCTCCTACTTCAAGTTCATCGGACGTGTGGCAGGAATGGCCGTGTTTCATGGAAAACTGCTGGATG GTTTTTTCATCAGACCCTTCTACAAGATGATGCTGGGGAAACAGATCTCCCTTAAAGACATGGAGTCAGTG GACAGTGAGTACTACAACTCTCTGAAGTGGATTCTGGAGAACGACCCCACTGAGCTGGACCTCAGGTTCTGTATAGACGAGGACAACTTTGGACAG acGTACCAGGTGGACCTGAAGCCCAGCGGCTCAGACATGGTGGTCACCAATGAGAACAAAAAGGAATACATAGA CCTGGTCATCCAGTGGAGGTTTGTCAACCGGGTCCAGAAGCAGATGAACGCCTTCCTGGAG GGCTTCACTGAGCTTATTATCATCGATCTGATCAAGATATTTGATGAAAATGAACTGGAG CTGCTCATGTGTGGTCTCGGTGACGTCGACGTCAACGACTGGAGGCAACACACTGTTTACAAGAACGGCTACTGTCCCAACCATCCTGTCATACAGTGGTTCTGGAAG GTGGTCTTGCTGATGGATGCTGAAAAGAGGATCCGACTCCTCCAGTTTGTTACAGGAACGTCTCGAGTGCCCATGAATGGTTTTGCTGAGCTTTATG GCTCGAACGGACCTCAGCTGTTCACCATCGAGCAGTGGGGAACACCAGAAAAGTTGCCAAGAGCTCACACATg TTTCAACCGCTTGGATCTTCCCACTTACGAATCCTTTGAGGACCTGAGAGAGAAACTCCTCATGGCTGTGGAGAACGCGCAGGGCTTCGAGGGCGTCGACTAG
- the nedd4l gene encoding E3 ubiquitin-protein ligase NEDD4-like isoform X9, producing the protein MAQRLRLYFGSGRSNTAPEILEGDSEDQQGDSDVVTTLRMQPPPDSTEPAASHAPPRAWRLEPSLKRSSSMFIPQLAPYTEPRPTKSSSMHISLQRSMGSSNGDSRGHTADDDDVPPPCYTPPGPAPAYTEPEIQTDVPRQPPPPYYSPETLNSQTLPTQQNLPKHRVFNIGPNGHTLYSRGRPGISVGGICIQRDSADGSDTQHFRIHPYGGSGWSVQQQSVDQCAVVNGGTQRLVFQLQNNHNQDQSQGRPQADASQAECTDVGFTSSRGSQVVRYPRIRLERRSSHQMPLENQNQETCSDGKAREENQADIETELMEARNTSNGCTFKISGESSRRQPHFKIYFTPGGDQDVSICNDPTRSNPKATSKNGLFHLTQTRDDFLGQVDVPLSHLPTEDPAMERPYTFKDFLLRPRSHKSRVKGYLRLKMAYLPKVGGPEEEPGDMREEAEGWDESADSGSQRPQQLLPPLPPGWEEKVDNLGRTYYVNHNNRSTQWKRPSNMDVISETESDNQQRQIHQEAHRVFRSRRHISEDLENEHMEPRDLDNSWELITEEDPSDSLAQPLPGPSNILPPQLPSTPVAQDFSEDLNLRLTLTPETNGELPGPSSALNQLSNRLRSSSMTDGVSEQAQAAPLMSPPSTAYALTTPGLPPGWEERKDGKGRTYFVNHNSRNTTWTRPIVQLTEGGASTSAAGAAASPGGASALAPPPTLSSSSNASNNHLHEPQVRRPRSLSSPTVTLSTPMEGANNIPVRRAVKDTVSNPQSPQPSPYSSPKLQPKTQQSFLPPGWEMRIAPNGRPFFIDHNSRVTTWEDPRLKYPVHMRNKTSMEPGELGPLPPGWEERIHSDGRTFYIDHNTKNTQWEDPRLQNPAITGPAVPYSREFKQKYDYFRKKLKKPADIPNRFEMKLHRGNIFEESYRRIMSLKRPDVLKSRLWIEFESEKGLDYGGVAREWFFLLSKEMFNPYYGLFEYSATDNYTLQINPNSGLCNEDHLSYFKFIGRVAGMAVFHGKLLDGFFIRPFYKMMLGKQISLKDMESVDSEYYNSLKWILENDPTELDLRFCIDEDNFGQTYQVDLKPSGSDMVVTNENKKEYIDLVIQWRFVNRVQKQMNAFLEGFTELIIIDLIKIFDENELELLMCGLGDVDVNDWRQHTVYKNGYCPNHPVIQWFWKVVLLMDAEKRIRLLQFVTGTSRVPMNGFAELYGSNGPQLFTIEQWGTPEKLPRAHTCFNRLDLPTYESFEDLREKLLMAVENAQGFEGVD; encoded by the exons ATGGCTCAACGTCTGCGTTTGTACTTCGGCTCAGGCCGCAGTAACACAGCCCCGGAAATACTGGAAGGAGACTCTGAGGATCAGCAGGGAGACAGTGATGTGGTAACGACACTCCGCATGCAGCCACCTCCAGATTCAACGGAGCCAGCTGCGTCACATGCTCCACCAAGAGCTTGGCGGTTGGAGCCTTCGCTTAAACGCAGCTCGTCCATGTTCATACCCCAGCTTGCCCCCTACACCGAGCCACGGCCCACCAAGAGCTCCTCCATGCACATCTCGCTTCAGCGCTCCATGGGGTCAAGTAATGGAGATTCCCGTGGTCATactgctgatgatgatgatgtcccGCCACCCTGTTATACTCCTCCAGGACCGGCGCCTGCCTATACAGAACCAGAAATCCAAACGGACGTTCCACGACAGCCGCCGCCTCCGTACTACAGCCCAGAAACTTTGAACTCACAAACTCTTCCAACACAGCAGAACCTGCCCAAACACAGGGTCTTTAACATTGGCCCCAATGGCCATACTCTGTACAGCAGAGGCCGACCTGGTATCAGTGTTGGTGGTATTTGTATCCAGAGAGACTCTGCAGATGGTTCCGATACCCAACATTTCAGAATCCACCCTTATGGGGGCAGCGGCTGGTCTGTCCAGCAGCAGAGTGTGGACCAGTGCGCTGTTGTTAATGGTGGAACACAGAGACTCGTGTTTCAGCTCCAGAACAACCATAACCAGGATCAGAGCCAGGGCAGGCCACAGGCTGACGCATCCCAGGCAGAGTGCACAGATGTTGGCTTTACCAGCTCAAGAGGTAGCCAGGTGGTACGCTACCCCAGAATTCGACTGGAGAGAAGATCATCGCATCAGATGCCGTTGGAAAATCAAAACCAAGAGACTTGCTCAGATGGCAAAGCTAGAGAGGAGAACCAAGCGGACATTGAGACAGAGCTCATGGAAGCAAGAAACACATCTAATGGTTGTACTTTCAAAATCAGTGGGGAGTCTTCCCGGAGGCAGCCGCATTTCAAGATCtattttactccaggtggagaTCAGGATGTGAGCATTTGCAATGATCCAACGAGGAGTAATCCCAAG GCTACTTCCAAGAATGGCCTTTTCCATCTCACACAG ACCAGAGATGATTTCCTGGGACAGGTTGATGTTCCTCTCAGTCATTTACCG ACAGAGGACCCTGCCATGGAGCGGCCCTACACGTTTAAAGACTTCCTGTTGCGGCCCAGAAG TCACAAGTCCAGGGTGAAGGGTTATCTGCGTCTGAAGATGGCCTATCTGCCCAAAGTTGGAGGACCTGAGGAAGAGCCTGGAGACATGAGGGAGGAGGCTGAG GGATGGGATGAGTCCGCCGACTCGGGCTCCCAGCGACCCCAGCAGCTGCTCCCTCCGCTGCCCCCCGGCTGGGAGGAGAAGGTGGACAACCTTGGACGCACCTACTACGTCAACCACAACAACCGCAGTACACAGTGGAAACGGCCCTCAAACAT GGATGTGATTTCAGAGACGGAGAGTGATAATCAGCAGCGGCAGATCCATCAGGAAGCACATCGTGTTTTCCGTTCGAGGCGCCACATCAGTGAAGACCTAGAGAACGAGCACATGGAGCCCAGAGACTTGGACAAT TCCTGGGAGCTCATCACAGAGGAGGATCCGAGCGACAGCCTGGCCCAGCCGCTGCCCGGCCCCTCCAACATCTTGCCCCCGCAACTACCGTCGACACCCGTCGCCCAGGACTTCTCTGAAGATTTAAATCTGAGGCTGACGCTCACTCCCGAAACCAATGGCGAATTGCCGGGGCCCAGCTCTGCTCTG AACCAGCTGTCAAACAGACTCCGGTCCTCGAGTATGACGGATGGTGTCAGTGAACAGGCCCAGGCTGCTCCTCTTATG TCTCCCCCATCGACTGCTTACGCCTTGACCACCCCCGGCCTGCCCCCTGGATGGGAGGAGAGGAAGGACGGCAAAGGAAGAACTTATTTCGTCAACCATAACAGCCGCAACACTACGTGGACTAGGCCCATTGTGCAG CTGACTGAAGGCGGAGCCAGCACCTCAGCAGCAGGAGCAGCAGCATCCCCAGGAGGAGCCTCGGCCCTGGCCCCCCCACCcaccctctcctcctcttccaatGCTTCCAACAACCACCTCCATGAGCCCCAAGTCCGACGACCTCGTAGCCTCAGCTCCCCTACTGTCACCCTATCCACCCCCATGGAG GGAGCCAACAATATTCCAGTGCGGAGGGCTGTGAAAGACACCGTGTCCAACCCGCAGTCTCCCCAGCCGTCGCCCTACAGCTCCCCCAAATTACAGCCCAAAACCCAGCAGAGCTTCCTGCCCCCGGGCTGGGAGATGAGGATAGCCCCCAACGGACGGCCATTCTTTATCGACCACAACAGCAGAGTCACCACCTGG GAGGACCCCAGGTTGAAATATCCGGTCCACATGAGGAATAAGACCTCAATGGAGCCCGGGGAACTTGGTCCTCTTCCT CCTGGATGGGAAGAAAGGATTCATTCAGACGGACGCACCTTCTACATTGACCACA ATACAAAGAACACGCAGTGGGAGGACCCTCGTCTGCAGAATCCGGCCATCACAGGACCA GCTGTTCCCTACTCCAGAGAGTTCAAGCAGAAATACGATTACTTCAGGAAGAAGTTGAAGAAACCG GCTGACATTCCCAACCGATTCGAGATGAAGTTACACAGGGGCAACATCTTCGAGGAGTCGTACCGTCGCATCATGTCCCTGAAGAGGCCGGATGTTCTGAAGTCGCGGCTGTGGATCGAGTTTGAGTCGGAGAAAGGATTAGACTACGGCGGCGTGGCCCGAGAGTGGTTCTTCCTCTTATCCAAGGAGATGTTCAACCCTTACTACGGTCTGTTCGAGTACTCCGCAAC AGACAACTACACTCTCCAAATCAACCCTAACTCTGGCCTGTGCAACGAGGATCACCTCTCCTACTTCAAGTTCATCGGACGTGTGGCAGGAATGGCCGTGTTTCATGGAAAACTGCTGGATG GTTTTTTCATCAGACCCTTCTACAAGATGATGCTGGGGAAACAGATCTCCCTTAAAGACATGGAGTCAGTG GACAGTGAGTACTACAACTCTCTGAAGTGGATTCTGGAGAACGACCCCACTGAGCTGGACCTCAGGTTCTGTATAGACGAGGACAACTTTGGACAG acGTACCAGGTGGACCTGAAGCCCAGCGGCTCAGACATGGTGGTCACCAATGAGAACAAAAAGGAATACATAGA CCTGGTCATCCAGTGGAGGTTTGTCAACCGGGTCCAGAAGCAGATGAACGCCTTCCTGGAG GGCTTCACTGAGCTTATTATCATCGATCTGATCAAGATATTTGATGAAAATGAACTGGAG CTGCTCATGTGTGGTCTCGGTGACGTCGACGTCAACGACTGGAGGCAACACACTGTTTACAAGAACGGCTACTGTCCCAACCATCCTGTCATACAGTGGTTCTGGAAG GTGGTCTTGCTGATGGATGCTGAAAAGAGGATCCGACTCCTCCAGTTTGTTACAGGAACGTCTCGAGTGCCCATGAATGGTTTTGCTGAGCTTTATG GCTCGAACGGACCTCAGCTGTTCACCATCGAGCAGTGGGGAACACCAGAAAAGTTGCCAAGAGCTCACACATg TTTCAACCGCTTGGATCTTCCCACTTACGAATCCTTTGAGGACCTGAGAGAGAAACTCCTCATGGCTGTGGAGAACGCGCAGGGCTTCGAGGGCGTCGACTAG